Genomic DNA from Paenibacillus sp. KS-LC4:
GTGGCTGCCCTGCAGCCACTTTTCCTGTCTGAATAGGTAAAAGGAAGTGAGCAGCAATGAACGTATTATTTATTGGGGATATTGTTGGAAGTGTGGGGCGCGCAGCCGTAAAGCAAGTGCTTCCAGCGCTTAAATCGAAATACAATCCGCATATTATTATCGTAAACGGTGAAAATGCAGCAGCAGGCCGGGGCATTACTAAAAATATTGTCAATGAGCTGTTTGAATGCGGCGTTCATGGCATTACGATGGGCAATCATACTTGGGATAACAAAGATATTTTTGATTGGATTGATGATGAGCCTCGTATCGTAAGACCTGCAAACTTTGCGGAAGGAACGCCTGGACAAGGTATGGCGATTATTAAGGCGAACGGCAAGCAGCTGGCGATTATCAATTTGCAGGGGAGAACGTTTTTACCGCCGATTGATTGTCCATTCCGCAAAGCGGATGAGCTAATCGAGGTGGCGCATGAAACGACAAAAAATATTTTGGTCGATTTTCATGCGGAAGCAACCTCGGAAAAAATTGCAATGGGCTGGCATCTGGCTGGTCATGCATCTGTGGTTGTAG
This window encodes:
- a CDS encoding TIGR00282 family metallophosphoesterase, whose product is MNVLFIGDIVGSVGRAAVKQVLPALKSKYNPHIIIVNGENAAAGRGITKNIVNELFECGVHGITMGNHTWDNKDIFDWIDDEPRIVRPANFAEGTPGQGMAIIKANGKQLAIINLQGRTFLPPIDCPFRKADELIEVAHETTKNILVDFHAEATSEKIAMGWHLAGHASVVVGTHTHVQTNDDTILPGGTAYLTDVGMTGPKDGVLGMERNAVLHRFMTQMPTRFVVDEGKWHLHGVSIQIDDATGETTKFQKIRLVEEDWLLM